A genome region from Acidobacteriota bacterium includes the following:
- a CDS encoding S8 family serine peptidase, producing HDHDAFGGQVAFPNSKIVGGFDFGDNDSNPTLDCDQQRHASSVTSILAGNGGGLTGTAPDAEVVFLKLSRASDCGILGFAGDLTAALNWVVTNRATFGIDVLSLSLGFGSFDNTATCNGFSAGVRNALQAAYDAGITTFAAAGNDGLCNGIAHPACLPTVISVGGVYDDAIGERNFCVSTLSCSGADDPDLGCFACNDANPQADQPSCLLNTGSLLDLFAPTRCAKSIRASTTNTTDTRNCFGGTSAAAPFAAGIAATLLEAAPTLTPSDLRTLLTSTGDGIFDSRNGRTIPRVNGDAALSAALDIFSDGFESGNTSSWTSSVF from the coding sequence CACGACCACGACGCCTTCGGCGGCCAGGTGGCGTTCCCGAACAGCAAGATCGTCGGCGGCTTCGACTTCGGCGACAATGACTCCAATCCCACCCTCGACTGCGACCAGCAGCGCCACGCCAGCTCGGTGACCAGCATCCTGGCGGGCAATGGCGGCGGCTTGACCGGCACCGCGCCGGACGCCGAGGTCGTCTTCCTCAAGCTGTCGCGGGCTTCCGACTGCGGCATCCTGGGCTTCGCCGGCGATCTCACCGCCGCCCTCAACTGGGTGGTCACCAACCGGGCGACCTTCGGCATCGACGTCCTGTCCCTCAGCCTCGGATTCGGCAGCTTCGACAACACCGCCACCTGCAACGGCTTCTCGGCCGGCGTGCGCAACGCGCTGCAGGCCGCCTACGATGCCGGTATCACCACCTTTGCCGCCGCCGGCAACGACGGCCTGTGTAACGGCATCGCCCATCCCGCCTGTCTGCCGACGGTGATCAGCGTCGGCGGGGTCTACGACGACGCCATCGGCGAGCGCAACTTCTGCGTCAGCACATTGTCGTGCTCCGGCGCCGATGATCCGGACCTCGGCTGCTTCGCCTGCAACGACGCCAACCCGCAGGCCGACCAGCCTTCTTGTCTGCTCAACACCGGCTCCCTGCTCGACCTCTTCGCGCCCACCCGCTGCGCCAAGTCGATCCGCGCCTCGACCACCAACACCACCGATACCCGCAACTGCTTCGGCGGCACCTCGGCGGCCGCGCCCTTCGCCGCCGGCATCGCGGCCACCCTGCTAGAGGCCGCCCCGACGCTGACCCCGAGCGATCTGCGAACGCTTTTGACCTCGACCGGCGACGGCATCTTCGACAGCCGCAACGGACGCACCATTCCGCGGGTCAACGGCGACGCCGCCCTGAGCGCCGCCCTCGACATCTTCAGCGACGGCTTCGAGTCGGGCAACACCTCGTCCTGGACG